A genome region from Chitinispirillales bacterium includes the following:
- a CDS encoding FAD:protein FMN transferase: MRIAILFLSVLALSCSKNVQKKMFLKMDTLVEITFFSNKNAQIKNEEMFKKIENFMDDWEYKFSPSNEDSEISKCNNRQTDTLEISDDLFYMIKTANFYSEKLDGYFDISIKPLKDFWDINSQNSFLPDPKDSSISDTLSQVLRNVDYTKISLLENPKRVVFENPEIKIDLGAVAKGFAIDKIKDTLLNYEFRNFIVNIGGDIFVSGSKVGGAQIIVGIKNPRGGEVLKTIALNSKAINTSGDYERFRIARSGAKVHHIFDTKTGYPASKNISLSVTGESSLVSDILTTGLFAMPADSILIKIKEFEGYEILLIDSLENLFETDFFTEKRSKK; encoded by the coding sequence ATGAGAATTGCAATTTTATTTCTATCTGTTTTGGCGCTTTCCTGCTCCAAAAATGTACAAAAAAAAATGTTTCTGAAAATGGATACGCTTGTTGAAATTACATTTTTCTCAAATAAAAACGCACAAATCAAAAACGAAGAAATGTTTAAAAAAATAGAAAATTTTATGGACGACTGGGAATATAAATTTTCTCCGTCAAACGAAGATTCGGAAATCTCAAAATGTAATAATCGTCAAACGGATACTCTTGAAATTTCAGACGATTTGTTTTATATGATAAAAACCGCGAATTTTTATTCTGAGAAATTAGACGGATATTTTGATATTTCAATCAAACCGTTGAAAGATTTTTGGGATATAAATTCGCAAAATTCTTTTCTTCCCGACCCAAAAGACAGCAGTATTTCAGACACATTGTCACAAGTTTTACGTAATGTCGATTACACAAAAATATCGTTGCTTGAAAATCCTAAACGAGTAGTTTTTGAAAATCCTGAAATAAAAATCGACTTAGGCGCCGTCGCTAAAGGTTTTGCTATTGATAAGATTAAAGATACTTTACTGAATTATGAATTTCGTAATTTTATTGTCAATATCGGCGGCGACATTTTTGTTTCCGGAAGTAAAGTCGGCGGCGCTCAGATAATCGTGGGAATAAAAAACCCTCGGGGCGGAGAAGTTTTAAAAACTATAGCGCTCAATTCAAAAGCTATAAACACAAGCGGTGATTATGAACGGTTTAGAATTGCGAGATCCGGAGCAAAAGTTCATCATATCTTTGATACGAAAACCGGATATCCGGCTTCTAAAAATATTTCTTTGTCTGTTACGGGAGAAAGTTCCTTAGTCTCGGATATTTTGACTACAGGACTTTTCGCTATGCCTGCCGACAGTATTTTGATAAAGATCAAAGAATTTGAAGGATATGAGATATTGCTTATCGACTCGTTAGAGAATTTGTTTGAAACCGATTTTTTTACAGAAAAAAGGTCTAAGAAATAA
- a CDS encoding trimeric intracellular cation channel family protein — protein sequence MEMFLWILDIAGTLAFAVSGAVRGVRHNLDILGVTVLAIVTGVFGGIVRDVLIGQTPPACFQNELYLIICITGSIVVLSRAESIARRSEKQWSVVQIFDAIGLGIFSAIGAAKAISAGFGVVGIIMMGMITSCGGGIIRDVLVREIPLVLRRDFYATASIIGVIFMLLAKKAGFNEYGQILSATIVASGLRFWAMATHLQLPQKIGGK from the coding sequence ATGGAAATGTTTTTGTGGATTTTGGATATTGCGGGGACTTTGGCGTTTGCCGTTTCCGGAGCGGTTCGCGGGGTAAGACACAATTTGGATATTTTGGGCGTTACGGTTTTGGCTATTGTTACCGGCGTATTCGGCGGAATCGTGAGAGATGTTTTGATAGGTCAAACTCCTCCTGCATGTTTTCAAAACGAACTTTACTTGATTATCTGTATTACAGGCTCAATCGTTGTTCTGTCAAGAGCGGAAAGCATTGCAAGGCGTTCCGAAAAGCAATGGAGCGTTGTTCAGATTTTTGATGCGATAGGGCTTGGTATTTTCTCGGCAATCGGCGCCGCAAAGGCGATTTCGGCAGGTTTCGGTGTTGTCGGAATTATTATGATGGGAATGATTACGTCATGCGGCGGAGGAATAATTCGGGACGTTTTAGTTCGTGAAATTCCGTTAGTTCTCAGACGTGATTTTTACGCGACCGCTTCAATTATAGGAGTAATTTTTATGCTTTTGGCTAAAAAAGCCGGCTTTAACGAATACGGGCAAATTTTGTCGGCGACAATTGTTGCGAGCGGACTTCGTTTTTGGGCGATGGCGACTCATTTGCAACTTCCGCAAAAGATAGGCGGCAAATGA
- a CDS encoding PEGA domain-containing protein, translating to MFKKLKIAVFFAVINGYAGFVEINSSPSGAKIIINDKETGLTTPKVVEIKSSSAQINVSLENYNFRERTIFVPAHDTVRLSFTQMQISDTISIFGDRSHGILNLPSPPDGIPYLIDGYIENDSRKILLNAGEHNVYWNGGIEYEPIDTFVEVEVGKIANVDFAFNYRTATLFVETEPEEAKIFLDGKLAGVGILFCNTKAGKHNISISYRGYRTNEQEITILPDRMQKLNIKLERLFDNDDVNKCLDIYGTYEDCPKNKKIDELKKLGKFLGDYLNRQPFSIEASAISVQYRTATDKKFRDIVSLFNDGTLIGTNYRGFSFFNKLWIAKSFVIVSAEYGQGFGGVKYKKPYQIDIGESSPEYKNCYLIYDEFLDVNPELFFNSYSGQIGFRAGDRGLSIAILVGYLREKITLNGISKKIADDRYEYLSIEKRNDTWITSLRAVIAPKAVVFCPSIYAELSLTPVSGYDVSGWVSLRTGVIIPWWYSKQ from the coding sequence TTGTTCAAAAAGCTTAAAATAGCCGTTTTTTTTGCAGTTATAAACGGTTATGCTGGTTTTGTTGAAATTAACAGTTCGCCGTCCGGGGCAAAAATAATAATCAATGACAAAGAAACGGGACTGACAACTCCGAAAGTAGTTGAAATTAAAAGCAGTTCGGCTCAAATAAATGTATCTCTTGAAAATTATAATTTTCGCGAAAGAACAATTTTCGTTCCGGCGCACGATACGGTACGTCTTTCTTTTACACAAATGCAAATTTCGGATACCATATCTATTTTTGGCGACCGTTCGCACGGGATATTGAACTTACCGTCTCCGCCGGACGGCATTCCTTATTTGATTGACGGATATATTGAAAACGACAGCAGAAAAATACTTTTGAACGCAGGCGAACACAACGTTTATTGGAACGGCGGAATAGAATACGAACCGATTGACACTTTCGTAGAGGTTGAAGTCGGTAAAATTGCCAACGTAGATTTTGCTTTTAATTATAGAACCGCTACATTGTTTGTAGAAACCGAACCGGAAGAAGCAAAGATTTTTCTTGACGGTAAATTAGCCGGAGTCGGTATTTTGTTTTGTAATACAAAAGCCGGTAAGCATAATATTTCTATTTCGTATAGAGGGTATCGTACAAATGAGCAGGAGATAACGATACTGCCGGATCGTATGCAGAAATTGAACATAAAATTAGAGCGGCTTTTCGATAACGACGATGTTAATAAATGCCTTGACATATATGGAACATATGAAGATTGTCCAAAAAATAAAAAGATTGACGAACTCAAAAAACTCGGTAAATTTTTAGGCGACTACTTGAATCGTCAGCCGTTTTCAATAGAAGCGTCCGCTATTTCCGTTCAATATAGAACCGCAACCGACAAAAAATTCCGTGACATAGTTTCGCTTTTTAACGACGGGACGTTAATAGGGACGAATTACAGAGGATTTTCATTTTTCAACAAGTTATGGATTGCCAAATCTTTTGTAATAGTATCGGCTGAGTACGGGCAAGGATTCGGTGGAGTCAAGTACAAAAAACCGTACCAAATAGATATAGGGGAAAGTTCGCCGGAGTATAAAAATTGTTATCTTATTTACGATGAATTTTTGGATGTTAATCCGGAATTGTTTTTTAATTCGTATTCTGGGCAAATAGGATTTAGAGCAGGAGACAGGGGCTTGTCGATTGCGATTTTGGTAGGTTATTTGCGTGAGAAAATTACGTTGAACGGAATTTCAAAAAAGATTGCCGACGATCGTTATGAATACTTGTCGATTGAAAAACGAAACGACACTTGGATCACAAGTTTAAGGGCGGTAATCGCTCCTAAAGCGGTGGTTTTCTGTCCTTCTATATATGCGGAATTATCGCTTACTCCGGTAAGCGGTTACGATGTCAGCGGCTGGGTATCTTTGAGAACGGGAGTTATTATCCCTTGGTGGTATTCAAAACAATAA
- a CDS encoding DUF4198 domain-containing protein: MKKFLFTVLFFSAAIYAHFEVLYTVKTEIESGNEVKISSFFTHPYDGEPILKRGMDENGNVLGVKEIFVVHKGKKTDLSSSVKAVQWATKSSKASGSEIVLSGNDFKSAGDYGVVIVPHPYWEEQEGLYIQQITKLFVNKGGFDTDWQNRIADGYTEIIPLSNPYNVTVGQIFRAKVVDNEGNLVPNSVVEIELLNYPVNQAKYFYGGKTITVNDKKGTNTVVTDDNGVFAFVPQAAGFWGFAALSAGSDKEFNGKELEQDPIIWIQVED, from the coding sequence ATGAAAAAATTTTTGTTTACGGTTTTGTTTTTTTCCGCTGCGATATATGCGCATTTTGAGGTTCTTTATACAGTAAAAACCGAGATTGAAAGCGGAAACGAGGTGAAAATTTCATCGTTTTTTACTCATCCGTATGACGGAGAACCGATTTTAAAGCGCGGAATGGACGAAAACGGGAACGTTTTGGGCGTCAAGGAAATTTTTGTCGTCCATAAAGGTAAAAAAACCGATTTATCGTCATCGGTAAAGGCGGTTCAGTGGGCGACAAAATCAAGCAAAGCGTCGGGTAGCGAAATCGTTTTGTCGGGGAATGATTTCAAATCGGCAGGCGACTACGGCGTAGTTATCGTTCCGCATCCGTATTGGGAAGAACAGGAAGGTTTATATATTCAGCAGATAACGAAATTGTTTGTCAACAAAGGCGGGTTTGATACCGATTGGCAAAACAGAATCGCCGACGGATATACCGAAATCATTCCGCTCAGTAATCCTTACAACGTCACTGTCGGACAAATTTTTCGTGCAAAAGTCGTAGATAACGAAGGAAATCTCGTGCCGAATTCGGTGGTAGAAATTGAATTGCTGAATTATCCGGTAAATCAGGCTAAGTATTTTTACGGCGGCAAGACTATTACCGTTAACGACAAAAAAGGAACGAACACGGTAGTTACCGACGATAACGGCGTTTTTGCGTTTGTTCCGCAAGCGGCGGGTTTTTGGGGATTTGCGGCGCTTTCCGCCGGAAGCGACAAAGAGTTTAACGGTAAAGAATTGGAACAAGATCCGATAATTTGGATTCAGGTGGAAGACTGA